One window from the genome of Amaranthus tricolor cultivar Red isolate AtriRed21 chromosome 9, ASM2621246v1, whole genome shotgun sequence encodes:
- the LOC130824423 gene encoding DNA repair protein recA homolog 3, mitochondrial isoform X1 — MAKLLRHASSLRRTLFPPESFKKEILGMSSQCREFSSKGRRKSKSDGSDSNEEGLSKKELALQQALDQISASFGKGTIMWLGRSITPRNVPVVSTGSFALDVALGIGGLPKGRVVEIFGPEASGKTTLSLHVIAEAQKLGGYCAFIDAEHALDPALAEAIGVNTQNLLLSQPDCGEQALSLVDTLIRSGSVDVVVVDSVAALVPKGELDGDMGDAHVAMQARLMSQALRKLSHSLSQSQSILLFLNQVRAKISTFGFGGPTEVTCGGNALKFYASVRLNIRRTAFVKKGEETIGSQVLVKVIKNKHAPPFKNAEFELEFGKGISRAAELISLGVKHKLIEKNGGHYRFNGQTVHGKDALKKYLSENVSAAEELASTLREKLLHSAEEVAEAEEDALLPDPTDEDVGTAAEA; from the exons ATGGCGAAACTTCTTCGCCATGCTTCTTCTTTGCGCCGCACTCTGTTTCCTCCTGAG AGCTTCAAGAAGGAGATTTTGGGCATGTCTTCTCAGTGTAGAGAGTTTTCTTCAAAAG GTCGGAGAAAATCTAAATCAGATGGAAGTGACTCTAACGAAGAGGGTTTGTCAAAGAAAGAATTGGCTCTTCAACAAGCCCTAGACCAAATTTCGGCTTCTTTTGGAAAAGGAACTATAATGTGGCTTGGTCGTTCTATAACTCCTAGAAATGTCCCAGTGGTGTCTACTGGATCATTTGCTTTGGACGTAGCTTTAGGTATTGGCGGACTTCCTAAG GGGCGTGTAGTGGAGATATTTGGGCCAGAGGCGTCTGGGAAGACTACACTATCCCTTCATGTAATTGCTGAAGCACAGAAGCTTGGAG GCTATTGTGCCTTCATTGATGCTGAACATGCACTTGATCCAGCTCTGGCTGAAGCTATTGGTGTAAATACTCAAAATTTGCTTCTTTCACAACCTGATTGTGGTGAACAAGCTCTTAGCCTTGTTGACACTCTTATTCGAAGTGGTTCAGTTGATGTTGTTGTGGTAGATAGC GTGGCTGCGCTAGTGCCAAAAGGAGAACTTGATGGTGATATGGGTGACGCACATGTGGCAATGCAAGCAAGATTAATGAGTCAAGCACTTCGTAAATTAAGCCATTCATTGTCTCAATCACAAAGTATATTGCTATTCCTGAATCAG gtcAGAGCAAAGATCTCAACTTTTGGATTTGGTGGTCCCACTGAAGTAACTTGTGGTGGTAATGCTTTAAAGTTCTATGCATCAGTTCGCCTGAACATCAGGAGAACTGCATTTGTCAAGAAAGGAGAAGAG ACTATTGGGAGCCAAGTTCTTGTAAAGGTCATAAAGAATAAGCATGCACCTCCGTTTAAAAATGCTGAATTTGAACTTGAGTTTGGCAAGGGTATATCTCGAGCAGCGGAGCTTATAAGTCTTGGTGTCAAGCACAAGCTAATTGAAAAGAATGGTGGCCATTACCGCTTCAATGGTCAAACCGTTCATGGAAAAGATgcacttaaaaagtatttaagtGAGAATGTAAGTGCAGCTGAAGAACTCGCATCGACTCTTAGAGAAAAATTACTACATTCAGCCGAGGAGGTTGCAGAGGCTGAGGAAGATGCACTTTTGCCTGACCCAACTGATGAAGATGTAGGGACAGCTGCAGAAGCATAA
- the LOC130824423 gene encoding DNA repair protein recA homolog 3, mitochondrial isoform X2, with protein MAKLLRHASSLRRTLFPPESFKKEILGMSSQCREFSSKGRRKSKSDGSDSNEEGLSKKELALQQALDQISASFGKGTIMWLGRSITPRNVPVVSTGSFALDVALGIGGLPKGRVVEIFGPEASGKTTLSLHVIAEAQKLGGYCAFIDAEHALDPALAEAIGVAALVPKGELDGDMGDAHVAMQARLMSQALRKLSHSLSQSQSILLFLNQVRAKISTFGFGGPTEVTCGGNALKFYASVRLNIRRTAFVKKGEETIGSQVLVKVIKNKHAPPFKNAEFELEFGKGISRAAELISLGVKHKLIEKNGGHYRFNGQTVHGKDALKKYLSENVSAAEELASTLREKLLHSAEEVAEAEEDALLPDPTDEDVGTAAEA; from the exons ATGGCGAAACTTCTTCGCCATGCTTCTTCTTTGCGCCGCACTCTGTTTCCTCCTGAG AGCTTCAAGAAGGAGATTTTGGGCATGTCTTCTCAGTGTAGAGAGTTTTCTTCAAAAG GTCGGAGAAAATCTAAATCAGATGGAAGTGACTCTAACGAAGAGGGTTTGTCAAAGAAAGAATTGGCTCTTCAACAAGCCCTAGACCAAATTTCGGCTTCTTTTGGAAAAGGAACTATAATGTGGCTTGGTCGTTCTATAACTCCTAGAAATGTCCCAGTGGTGTCTACTGGATCATTTGCTTTGGACGTAGCTTTAGGTATTGGCGGACTTCCTAAG GGGCGTGTAGTGGAGATATTTGGGCCAGAGGCGTCTGGGAAGACTACACTATCCCTTCATGTAATTGCTGAAGCACAGAAGCTTGGAG GCTATTGTGCCTTCATTGATGCTGAACATGCACTTGATCCAGCTCTGGCTGAAGCTATTGGT GTGGCTGCGCTAGTGCCAAAAGGAGAACTTGATGGTGATATGGGTGACGCACATGTGGCAATGCAAGCAAGATTAATGAGTCAAGCACTTCGTAAATTAAGCCATTCATTGTCTCAATCACAAAGTATATTGCTATTCCTGAATCAG gtcAGAGCAAAGATCTCAACTTTTGGATTTGGTGGTCCCACTGAAGTAACTTGTGGTGGTAATGCTTTAAAGTTCTATGCATCAGTTCGCCTGAACATCAGGAGAACTGCATTTGTCAAGAAAGGAGAAGAG ACTATTGGGAGCCAAGTTCTTGTAAAGGTCATAAAGAATAAGCATGCACCTCCGTTTAAAAATGCTGAATTTGAACTTGAGTTTGGCAAGGGTATATCTCGAGCAGCGGAGCTTATAAGTCTTGGTGTCAAGCACAAGCTAATTGAAAAGAATGGTGGCCATTACCGCTTCAATGGTCAAACCGTTCATGGAAAAGATgcacttaaaaagtatttaagtGAGAATGTAAGTGCAGCTGAAGAACTCGCATCGACTCTTAGAGAAAAATTACTACATTCAGCCGAGGAGGTTGCAGAGGCTGAGGAAGATGCACTTTTGCCTGACCCAACTGATGAAGATGTAGGGACAGCTGCAGAAGCATAA